The genomic region TAGAATGGTTCAAGTGGTTAACTCTCCCATAATACTATCTATAATGAAAATCCAATACAAGACTTTAGAATAAAAAAATCATTAATTCATATCAATGTGACTCACGTTTAAATGTAGGAGAATTAGGAATGGAACTGCAAAAACCAAGAGGAACCCGTGATTTCCTCTTTAAGGAGATGAAAGAAAGAAAACTCGTGGAAAACACCATGAGAAAAGTGTTTGAAACCTACGGTTATCAGGAGATTAAAACTCCCATCTTCGAGGATCTCTCGCTTTTCACCCTAAAGTCCGGTGAAGGAATAATAGATGAAATATATCACTTCCAGGACAAGGGTGGAAGGGATCTGGCACTCCGACCTGAATTAACAGCACCAGTAGCCAGAATATATTTGAATGAACTACAAAAAGCAGCTAAACCCCTTAAAATGTACTATTTTGGGAGTTGCTTCCGTTACGAAAGGCCACAGGCTGGACGTTTCCGCCAGTTCTGGCAGATGGGGTGTGAACTCATCGGTGGAAAATCTCCTGACTCTGAAGCTGAAATCATTGCTATGGCAGCCCACTGCCTGGAAGAACTGAAATTAGAAGATTACCAGATACACTTGGGCAATCTGGGAATTCTAAGGGGAATTCTCAGTCAGGACAGTGTTTCAGCTGACCAGCAGGATCAAATAATGGCACTGATAGATAAGGGAGATGTCGAGGAACTTAAAAAGTTACTGGGAGATCTGAAACTCCCCGAAAACTCAAAAAACATCCTCCTGAAATTAGTTGGTATGCGTGGACATCAGGATATAATTGATAAAGTGAAAAATATAATTAAAGATTTTCCTGATGCCATGGAATCACTTGAAGAACTTGAAACACTACTGGAAATGTTAGAAGCCTTTGGTTTTGCTGATTACACCGTGAATTTGGGTATTGCCCGGGGACTGGATTACTACACCGGGACTGTTTTTGAGATCTACGTGGAAGGTCTGGGAGCCCAGAAACAAATAAGTGGTGGGGGAACCTATAATTTAATAGAGATTTTCGGTGGCGAAAAGGTGGAATCCACTGGATTCGCCTTTGGCTTCGACCGGGTTATGGGCGCCCTTAAAATACAGGAAACCAACACTCAAGTCGAAAGACGGGTGGATGTTTTCGTAACCCCCATATCCTCAGAAATGAAACTCCATGCCTTTGAAATAGCCCAAAACTTAAGAAAATCAGGCATTTCAACTGATGTGGAACTGGTGGGGCGGAAACTTAAGAAGACCCTATCTTTTGCCAGTAACTCCGGAGCGAGGTTTGTGGTTCTCATTGGAGCCCGTGAACTGGAAGAAAATAAATTAACCATTAAAGACATGGAATCCGGAGATCAGGAGCAAATACCTCTTGAAATGGTTAAAGATATTTTATTAGACAGAATTAATAATAAGGAATGATGAAAATGGATGTACCAGAACTTAACTACCGTCATGTGGTTAATGGAGAAAAACTGGTTATAGCCATAGCCCAGGACCATGAAAATGGTGAAGTGCTCATGGTAGCCTACATGAATCGTGACGCTTTCAACAAAACAATTGAGACAGGTAAGGCGCAT from Methanobacterium sp. harbors:
- the hisS gene encoding histidine--tRNA ligase, coding for MELQKPRGTRDFLFKEMKERKLVENTMRKVFETYGYQEIKTPIFEDLSLFTLKSGEGIIDEIYHFQDKGGRDLALRPELTAPVARIYLNELQKAAKPLKMYYFGSCFRYERPQAGRFRQFWQMGCELIGGKSPDSEAEIIAMAAHCLEELKLEDYQIHLGNLGILRGILSQDSVSADQQDQIMALIDKGDVEELKKLLGDLKLPENSKNILLKLVGMRGHQDIIDKVKNIIKDFPDAMESLEELETLLEMLEAFGFADYTVNLGIARGLDYYTGTVFEIYVEGLGAQKQISGGGTYNLIEIFGGEKVESTGFAFGFDRVMGALKIQETNTQVERRVDVFVTPISSEMKLHAFEIAQNLRKSGISTDVELVGRKLKKTLSFASNSGARFVVLIGARELEENKLTIKDMESGDQEQIPLEMVKDILLDRINNKE